The Engystomops pustulosus chromosome 2, aEngPut4.maternal, whole genome shotgun sequence genomic interval attggtGTCTTCTTCCAGATCCCAAGACACATATCTTCATTAGGCTGGACCCCCCAAGATTCCAGTGGAAAAAAGACTTAAAAAGATGCTGCATTGGGCTCTCTGTGTACATCAGACAGGGGCTCTCGGCTAATAATTATGCACCCCTCCTACGTGACATCACCAGGCTCCAGTAGGGGAGAGGAAGGTAACTATTGCACTGGAGATATGCCTAATTATTCGAGAGCACCTATGTGAAGTACACAGTTTGCCCTGGGCTAAGTAGAATCTTTTTGTTCCCAAATCCCAGTGTTTAAAGTTTAATGTTGATATGTTCCAGGATCTGGAAGAAGATGCCGACAGGTAAGTATATTTAGTTTAAATGGCTACTACgcaagtggtagatttcttttaagtgaTAATTTTTTGGTAATTGGAAAACTTTAATCTTTAATCAGTACTGTGTTAACAGCAGCCAGGTGATACATATGATTAAATGTAGTTCCTTACATTTCTATTTATCAGAATAAGCACAGTGTAAAGCACTATTCCCTGTCTAGCATTCTCAGCAGCTTCTAATAGCTCTACCGCTACAAGTTTGCAGTTGCTGAATAAAGCTGAGCGGACTTGATGTGTACAGTGCTAGAGTACAGGTATTCATGTGAGCAATGTCCCAGTGATCTATCATTTGTTaagaccaggaaaaaaaatcctggaACACGCAGCACTGTTATTTTTGTGAAGACATTAATGGTAACTTATATGTTACAtattttactttactttaaaAGAGCCCAGCAGTGATGATGAATCCTATGAAGTATTGGACATAACAGAATATGCCAGACGTCACCACTGGTGGAGTCGAGTATTTGGCCGTAATTCTGGCCCATTGACAGAAAAGTATTCTGTAGCTACACAGATTGTCATGGGTGGAGTGACAGGCTGGTAAGATATTTGTTTTGTCAtgtgcattttttaatttttgttttatctcttgtttaaatacaaaaaaaacatctACCGCTTGCAGCTTTGGATATGATGACTTTGAGGGCATTTACTAGGTGATACCTGAGCCAATCCCTGTTCATTGCAGTCATACGTGAGGCCAGGAATTGACACTGACATCATGagcacaatgtaaaaaaaaatattaaggtttctTCTCTGAGAGACAACCCCCCTCCTCTAAATCTCAAagatacccctttaagacttctTGCTAGTTAAGGTCCTGAAAGATGGAATGTTGTACTCCACGTAGAATCACATTggcataaagaaaatctacctacAAAtttcatcataataaaccaggaacaattggtcatagatccaggcaagtgactgtggtaatcttatatttgttatccatggccaccttcctattaaaatcaacttttataattatgctaataagcctgaagggcgaATGGGGCAGTTCTCTTAGCCCTTCCTGgcttcagattcacaggctgttatagtgtGCCAGGCGCATGGTATCCCATCCACCTCACCCACTGAAATTTCCTGTACTGCTGTGAAATAACATCAAACAGAAGGAGTAGTGAGTTTCTGACggggagggggatacaatctaacTACCTGTGAATCTGCTGCACGGAGGGCCTCTATGAACCaccccagtagcccttcaggctcattggcatagttttaatatttgattttagaaggaaggaggccatggataagatatatgagaagattaccacagttaccgtgcctggatatatgagtaggtgtccctggtttatccatgcttgattgtgatggtagattttctactTTTCTTAGTAGATCCGGTGGTTGAATCCTGATGTCTACATAATCTTTTTCCATGTTTTAATATTTCTTGGAAAGTTGCCTTTAGGTTTttgaactattttatttatatgcatattatcTGTAGAAGCTACTTGGGGCACGGTGTAGCCTCTGTGAGCTCCCGGGGCTTAGGCAACTCCTCCCCCAAGTAGCCCTGCAGATCCACCTCCTTTCTTGTCAATGCCGCTTGTGAATTAAGGTCTTTTTGAAGGCTTCCCATACGCAACATATCTGACCATTGTCTatcctgacaccttatacagCTGCATTGTtatgattaaaggacatctaccataagaTTACCTGATGCTAGATGTCTATTACGTAGTTTCCCGTCCCGTCCCCatgtgtcccaagcttcatttcgtatatctttgcatggccgcatttctgtaaaaaataagtttataagataAGCAAATTAGCCATGCAAGGATATAAGAAATAAACCACACGGGGATAGGACGTGGAGGTACGTAATAGTCATCtacatcaggtaatctgatggtatatgtcctttaaagccTCTGCTAGAGTCACCTTTGTAACTGTAACTACAGCATCTAGTGTGCACTGAATCTAATAAATAAACCTAGCTTTCATTTAACCACATTGATATATTGATTATTTGTTCTTTCTTGCATTCAGGTGTGCAGGATTTTTATTTCAGAAAGTTGGGAAGCTGGCAGCGACTGCAGTTGGTGGCGGATTTCTTCTGCTTCAGGTAATACAGTATGCAGCAAATTACAAATATTGGCTCAGATCAAGATAGAATATTACATACAGCTTTGAGGACCTGGTATTAAAATGACGGAAATAGAGCTGCTTCAGACCAAGTTCATCAatccaacttttaaaaaaaaattttttgcctttCAAAAGCCATGTTTTATTTTACTAGTCCTAGTCCTCCTTTTTGAAATCCACGAAAGGCACAGTTTTGGGGTGCATTTACACGTTACATGTTTACAGTGTTCACAGTGTGTTTATATAATGTAACAAATGAGTTAACAACATGTTTAAGTAAACATGCTTCATATGCAATATCAACACAATGTCTACAGAGTGTAAACAGGACTGCGTTGTTAACAAACACAACATGTGAATACACTCTTGGGGTACATAGATTTTGTTGATGAACTTTTATTAAGTGGGAGGGAATTCAGAAAAATGTGATTCTGATGCTTATTTGCCATTTTTAATTTACAGCGTTAATTAAGCTATAAATAACACAGTAAATTTGTTCTCTTGGCCAGTACATTTCTGAAGAGAGaccaaatttgtaaatttttttaaaaaaaggtttttagaGGAAAATGGCTTAGGGATGGTCTAATTACTGTGTACAAATACATGaatatatatagtacagatatCTTTGTAATGAGATTTTATTTTTGATAAACATCCACAGTAAAAATGTGTTAACCATGGTCATAGAGCATGGTACTATAAGAACAGTGAGACTACAGAACTCACTGCCGCAGGATTTTGTGATGAGCCTTACTTTGTTTCATTGATGTTCTTTGCATAGGAAATTTTGCCTTCTGTTGGATCCGTAGAGTAGGATATATAATCCTCCTCTACGGATCCAACAGAAGGCAAAATTTCCTATGGACCTTTTGGAAATGTGTTTTCTTTTAACCTTATCAAGTTTTTCTGTTCGGCTTTATTTTATATCAACTAGCATCTCATGTTAGACATGTTTGGTGCCTACTCCTACAAGTTTATCATACCACATTCATTTCTGCCTTGGCTAAAGGAAAATGCAACAATTACTGCACGAAAGTACCTTTTATTTACAGGTGTAGACCTTCAACAGTAGAGGAAGTAGTAACATAAAAAGAAGACAGTATGGCTACATCCAAAATAGTAGGTCTGAAGCAGATACctttttgcattgtttttgtaGTTGCTACCATTGGTCCTAGGGGTTTTTATCACATGAGTGTACAGTAGCATCAACTTATAATTTAGTTTTAATCTTATTGATTTTCTTAAAGAACCCTTAAACCTCAGTTGCTATTTTGATTCCCCCCTCCCTGAATATATTTGCCGTTCAGCAGGATCTTTCTCTGCCTTAGGAGAATCTCAATACAAGTCCGATAGTTGGCCAAACCACACTGCCGATTTTCCTGAATGTTTCTGCAATGTACACAGGTTGCAGTTCTATACCACTGCAATCACTTGATCTTCAAAAACAGAGCTCACTGTTCTGGGTCTGATCCTATATCTGCTTGAAAAACTAGACCATGAATAGAAGATAAAAAATCGTCCCACTAGGGCACTCCTTTGAGTGGAAATTTCTTCAGAGACCACATACAGTCCGTGGTTTTTGTAAGAACCTTTATCCACCTCGGATAACCATCCAGAGTACAAGCCACCATCCAGGAATCCACacaccattttcaactttgggcgctatcttCCATTATAGCGTCAGGAATTTAATAATTATAGTGGCACATCTTATGTGCTACCACACTGACCCCAATTTTATGATAAAAATTCATATGCTATAAATTTATATGTATTGAATTCTTATAATCCAATAAaatatatctactgtatatactgtacaagcctgtatataagccaaggccccttattttaccacaaaaaaatgggaaaacttattgactgaaGTATAAACCTcaagtggaaaatgcattggtcacagcctcccccagatatagcctgccagtcccctgtgtatagccagccagccagtcccctgtgtatagccagccagccagccagtcccctgtgtatagccagccagccagccagtcccctgtgtatagccagccagccagccagtcccctgtgtatagccagccagccagccagtcccctgtgtatagccagccagccggtcccctgtgtatagccagccagccggtcccctgtgtatagccagccagccgttcccctgtgtatagccagccagccggtCGTTCCCTTGTATATAACCACCTCCGCACGCGCCGTGCACCATTCCTCCTCCTTCTAGCACAACGCACCTACAAGTGTGGTTGGGTGGGGGGAACAAGACAATGGGGGCTTAACGCAAGGAAAAAATGGCACAGTGGGGGGTGGACGTGATTGTGCAACAGTACCTGCTTGACAGATCATGCGGATCTCTCTaacaccaccaaatgcagaatggtgACGTGAACAGCAGCAGATCTCTCCTGACTTGCGTCACTGTAACTGGCCAGTTTGCATTGACTGACCAGTTTCAGCGATGGACATAGCAGGACCAATCTAATGggacctgtgatgtcagcaggtggGTGTCTCCTTGTGATCCCCACCCACCCCTTTCAATAATCGCAAGACAGGATGACATCACAGAAGCAAGAAGCAAAAGCTTATATccaatatatcagacgctgagcgctAATTCACTGCACTCAGTGTCTGATATATCGAACGTGGGGCGCTGAGGAGTTAATTGGAGCCTTCCATGTTGTGGTTTGCTGGCATTTTGGTAATCTGCATGTGTCGAGGCAAGGTACTCTTCAATAGATGTAATATCTTTAGCCAATATGGATACTGTGTTTTGTTGGATCCAAGTTTGCAGATATTATTCCAATAGAAAGTATGAAATAACTTTGTGAAAGAAGTCACCTGCTGTTGTTCTCTGTTGTCATATAATGAATATCTTATAGCATCTATATTTAATAAGAACTTCTACTAGACCGGTTTCGAAGCGTACTGCTTCTTCAAAAGCATATATATGTGTCTTCCTATGAAAACATGTCCTggaattattaaccccttaccaacatgtgacgtactattacgtcacttGCCCGCTGcagggctatggagagggttcacgggctagTTCCTCTCCATCCAATGTGGGCGTTTGCAGCTTAT includes:
- the FUNDC1 gene encoding FUN14 domain-containing protein 1, whose protein sequence is MAARREPSSDDESYEVLDITEYARRHHWWSRVFGRNSGPLTEKYSVATQIVMGGVTGWCAGFLFQKVGKLAATAVGGGFLLLQIASHGGYIQIDWKRVENDVNKAKKKIKKQANKSVPEINNLIEESQDFIKKNIVVSGGFIGGFLLGLAS